A single Arcobacter sp. FWKO B DNA region contains:
- a CDS encoding Nif3-like dinuclear metal center hexameric protein — MKVSEIYEVLNTISSFDIQEKWDNSGLNVGSLDSEIENIFISLDIDMEFVNSIPNNSLIITHHPLMITAINTFNFNDRSSKLLKELIKKDISLISMHTNIDITHLNNYFVQDVLGLEISSKEDFIAYCDCECSLEDLITQIKSKISVDILKFVKASDTIKKIAITTGSGMSLLKSVKADCFLTGDIKYHDALEAKEMGISLIDIGHYDSEKYFVPLLMELLSKNLKINEIVGIIAPKDFKNPFNYN; from the coding sequence GTGAAAGTTAGTGAAATTTATGAAGTATTAAATACAATATCTTCTTTTGATATCCAAGAGAAGTGGGATAATAGCGGTCTAAATGTAGGGAGTTTAGATAGTGAAATTGAGAATATATTTATATCTTTGGATATAGATATGGAGTTTGTAAATAGTATTCCTAATAATTCATTAATCATCACACATCATCCTTTGATGATAACGGCAATAAACACATTTAATTTTAATGACAGAAGTTCTAAGTTATTAAAAGAGTTGATAAAAAAAGATATATCATTAATCTCAATGCACACAAATATAGATATTACACATCTTAACAACTATTTTGTTCAAGATGTATTGGGATTAGAGATTAGCTCTAAAGAGGATTTTATAGCTTATTGTGATTGTGAATGTTCTTTAGAAGATTTAATAACACAAATAAAAAGTAAAATATCTGTTGATATTTTAAAATTTGTTAAAGCAAGTGATACAATAAAAAAAATAGCAATTACAACGGGCTCTGGTATGTCACTATTAAAGAGTGTAAAAGCAGATTGTTTTTTAACAGGTGATATAAAATACCATGATGCCTTAGAGGCAAAAGAGATGGGAATATCTTTGATTGATATAGGACACTATGACAGTGAAAAGTATTTTGTACCTCTATTGATGGAGCTATTAAGCAAAAATTTGAAAATAAATGAAATAGTGGGTATAATTGCACCTAAAGATTTCAAAAATCCATTTAATTATAACTAA
- a CDS encoding zinc ribbon domain-containing protein — MNKYLEQLVELAKYDTQIGSFEPKIKSQKEKLEEFSKDALSLKEQINKLESDIKDIKSKKSKHEAHLAELKDKLSDISKKGAIVQTEKEIKALQLEEEITKEQISFSNEEIERLDNLQNNKNETLKEAIAKLSEEEESIKELQVAIENSINDINVERNDVSMKRGELVEKIDSKILSFYEKVRRWAKNTSVVPVRKQACYGCYMKISDKTYAEVIKSEEIVTCPHCGRILYKEIEITE; from the coding sequence TTGAATAAGTATTTAGAACAGTTAGTAGAGTTAGCAAAATATGATACTCAAATAGGGTCATTTGAGCCTAAAATAAAATCACAAAAAGAAAAACTTGAAGAGTTTTCAAAAGATGCATTAAGTTTAAAAGAACAAATCAATAAACTTGAATCAGATATAAAAGATATAAAATCAAAAAAATCAAAGCACGAAGCTCATTTAGCAGAATTGAAAGATAAACTATCTGATATTTCAAAAAAAGGTGCAATAGTTCAAACAGAAAAAGAGATAAAAGCTTTACAACTTGAAGAAGAGATTACTAAAGAACAAATATCATTTTCTAATGAAGAGATAGAAAGATTAGACAATCTTCAAAATAATAAAAATGAAACTTTAAAAGAGGCTATTGCAAAACTTTCTGAAGAAGAAGAGTCAATAAAAGAATTACAAGTTGCTATTGAAAATAGTATAAATGATATAAATGTTGAAAGAAACGATGTTTCAATGAAGCGTGGAGAACTTGTAGAAAAAATAGATAGTAAGATATTGAGTTTTTACGAAAAAGTTAGAAGATGGGCTAAGAATACTTCTGTTGTACCTGTTAGAAAACAAGCATGTTATGGTTGTTATATGAAAATTAGTGACAAAACTTATGCAGAAGTAATAAAATCTGAAGAGATTGTAACTTGTCCTCATTGTGGTAGAATTCTTTATAAAGAAATTGAGATTACAGAGTAG
- the waaA gene encoding lipid IV(A) 3-deoxy-D-manno-octulosonic acid transferase, with product MFFTIFYYTLAVIVYIISLPFLIYKSFNKKYKVAIPAKFFLKNNPPFDNNKIWFHCCSFGEVRAIKPIIDKFDNNSINLSVITNTGYAQAQEYMKNVRYLPFEIFLPFWIKKQKALVVVEAELWYMLFFVSKLKGTKTILINARISDATYHKYKRFSFLYKKIFDNIDKVYAQSEVDKNRLIALGAKEVVVIGNIKLATLPKITKTLPKPDGIVITAASTHESEEELILKSYNKNYGKLIIVPRHPERFDKVYELIGKYSKELDCTYSKYSNDSTFESDIILVDCMGELNNIYSISDVVILCGSFVTHLGGHNPIEPAYFGCKIISGENIFNQKALFEAISGYKLIKNNELKEILSNLDTLEKSKLENIGSIEPIISELLK from the coding sequence TTGTTTTTTACAATATTTTATTACACTCTTGCTGTTATAGTTTATATTATTTCACTTCCTTTTTTAATCTACAAATCATTTAACAAAAAATATAAAGTTGCAATCCCAGCAAAATTTTTCTTAAAAAACAATCCCCCTTTTGATAATAATAAAATATGGTTTCATTGCTGTTCATTTGGTGAAGTAAGGGCTATAAAGCCTATAATAGATAAATTTGATAATAATAGTATAAATTTAAGTGTAATTACAAATACAGGATATGCACAAGCACAAGAATATATGAAAAATGTTAGGTATTTACCATTTGAAATATTTTTACCTTTTTGGATAAAAAAGCAAAAAGCTCTTGTGGTGGTTGAAGCTGAACTTTGGTATATGCTTTTTTTCGTATCTAAATTAAAAGGTACAAAAACAATTTTGATAAATGCAAGAATAAGCGATGCGACTTATCATAAATATAAAAGATTTTCTTTTTTATATAAAAAGATTTTTGATAATATTGATAAAGTTTATGCACAAAGTGAAGTAGACAAAAATAGACTTATTGCTCTAGGTGCAAAAGAGGTGGTAGTAATTGGTAATATAAAACTAGCAACTTTACCAAAAATTACTAAAACACTGCCAAAGCCAGATGGTATTGTAATTACTGCTGCAAGTACACATGAAAGTGAAGAAGAACTTATATTAAAATCATATAACAAAAATTATGGAAAGCTTATAATTGTACCAAGACATCCTGAAAGATTTGACAAAGTATATGAATTAATAGGTAAATATTCAAAGGAGCTAGATTGTACTTATAGTAAGTATAGTAATGATAGTACTTTTGAAAGTGATATTATATTGGTTGATTGTATGGGTGAGTTAAATAATATATATTCTATTAGTGATGTTGTTATACTTTGTGGTTCATTTGTCACACATCTAGGTGGACACAATCCAATAGAACCTGCTTATTTTGGATGCAAGATAATTAGTGGTGAAAATATATTTAACCAAAAAGCACTTTTTGAAGCAATTAGTGGGTATAAACTAATAAAAAATAATGAATTAAAAGAGATATTATCTAATCTTGATACATTAGAAAAATCGAAACTTGAAAATATTGGTTCTATTGAGCCAATTATTTCTGAACTGCTTAAATAA
- a CDS encoding cation-translocating P-type ATPase — MQNYKDQNWHSVDAKEVLELLEVDSINGLSSQKVHERVSFFGANQITQKKETSALVEFLLQFHTPLVYILLVATVVTFMLGEYIDSAVIFGVVLINAIIGFVQESKAKKAINSLKNMLNTKTMVIRDGKKQSILASEVTVGDIVHLSSGDKIPADMRIHHSNNLQIDESALTGESVSSQKNCDIVDDNTVLADRTNMAYGGTLVTYGQGIGVVTAIGDKTETGKIAHLINEATNIDTPLTKKISAFSKTLLWVIIALALFTFVLGYFIHSNPAIDMFMASVALAVAAIPEGLPAVVTITLAIGVRVMASKNAIIRKLPAVETLGSTTVICSDKTGTLTKNEMTVTKICIDDHIYDILGNGYEPTGDIHFDGKKISQDSSNTLAEILRCGMLCNDSLLSIDDNNRYQIQGDPTEGALIVSAKKYGYDYDVLMHEHPRLDSIPFESDNMYMVTLHPISAEENAIYIKGSLEKILAMSKSILDIDGNISNMDKSKIENNAILMAENGLRVLAFAVCYVKNDYKSLKNFANEIESLNIHFLGLQAMIDPPRPEAIEAVKLCHKAGITVKMITGDHKITALAIAKQLGISDDMKNAVSGEEMAHMDETQLKKVAEHTNVFARVAPEQKLNLVSALQSSGHIVAMTGDGVNDAPALKQADIGIAMGINGTEVSKESADMILADDNFASIAKAVEQGRGVFDNLIKFIAWILPTNVGQGLVIMFAIFIGATLPVLPVQALWLNMTTALFLGLMLAFEPKEDGVMDRAPRDVNEPILSREIVGRIFLISTLLLIGSFGIFSYSQSMGASIEESRTLAVTLFVVVQSFYLLNCRSLRESFFKIDMLSNKWVLLGIVLMFIAQFAFIYNPFMNTIFQSAPIGLDSWIVMLVYGFFGLLVVELEKYLWRNKKNSK, encoded by the coding sequence ATGCAAAATTATAAAGATCAAAATTGGCATAGTGTAGATGCTAAAGAGGTGTTGGAGCTTTTAGAGGTTGATAGTATTAATGGATTGAGTAGTCAAAAAGTGCATGAGAGGGTCTCTTTTTTTGGAGCAAATCAGATTACACAAAAAAAAGAGACTTCGGCATTAGTTGAATTTTTACTACAGTTTCACACTCCCTTAGTATATATACTATTAGTTGCTACTGTGGTAACTTTTATGCTTGGTGAGTATATAGATAGTGCGGTAATTTTTGGTGTAGTTTTGATAAATGCTATAATTGGTTTTGTGCAAGAGAGTAAAGCAAAAAAAGCTATAAATTCTTTAAAAAATATGTTAAATACCAAAACTATGGTAATAAGAGATGGTAAAAAACAGTCTATATTGGCAAGTGAAGTTACAGTTGGTGATATAGTACATTTAAGTTCAGGTGATAAAATACCAGCTGATATGAGAATCCATCACTCTAATAATCTTCAAATTGATGAATCAGCTCTTACTGGAGAGTCAGTATCTAGTCAAAAAAATTGTGATATTGTTGATGATAACACTGTATTAGCAGATAGAACAAATATGGCATATGGTGGCACACTTGTAACTTATGGACAAGGTATAGGTGTAGTTACAGCAATTGGTGATAAAACTGAAACTGGTAAAATTGCCCATTTAATTAATGAAGCTACAAATATAGATACTCCATTGACTAAAAAAATCTCAGCATTTTCTAAAACTCTTTTATGGGTAATAATTGCTTTAGCTTTATTTACTTTTGTGTTAGGTTATTTTATACACTCAAATCCAGCTATTGATATGTTTATGGCTTCTGTAGCTTTGGCTGTTGCTGCGATACCTGAAGGGTTACCAGCTGTTGTGACTATTACACTTGCAATTGGTGTTAGGGTAATGGCTAGTAAAAATGCAATAATAAGAAAACTTCCTGCTGTTGAAACATTAGGGAGTACAACTGTAATTTGTTCTGATAAAACAGGAACTTTAACAAAAAATGAAATGACAGTTACTAAAATTTGTATTGATGATCATATTTATGATATCTTAGGAAATGGATATGAACCAACAGGTGATATTCACTTTGATGGTAAAAAAATATCACAAGATAGTTCTAATACACTAGCTGAGATTTTGCGTTGTGGTATGTTGTGTAATGATTCATTACTTAGTATAGATGATAATAATAGATACCAAATACAAGGAGATCCAACTGAAGGTGCTTTAATAGTAAGTGCTAAAAAGTACGGGTATGATTATGATGTACTAATGCATGAACATCCTAGACTTGATAGTATCCCTTTTGAATCAGATAATATGTATATGGTTACACTTCATCCTATAAGTGCTGAAGAAAATGCAATATATATAAAAGGGTCATTAGAAAAAATATTAGCTATGTCAAAAAGTATACTTGATATTGATGGCAATATTTCTAACATGGATAAAAGTAAGATAGAGAATAATGCAATATTAATGGCTGAAAATGGGCTTAGGGTTTTGGCATTTGCAGTTTGTTATGTGAAAAACGATTATAAAAGTTTAAAAAACTTTGCAAATGAAATTGAAAGTTTAAATATCCATTTCTTAGGGTTGCAAGCTATGATTGATCCGCCTAGACCTGAAGCTATAGAAGCTGTAAAACTATGTCATAAGGCTGGAATTACAGTAAAAATGATAACTGGTGATCATAAAATTACTGCTCTTGCTATTGCAAAACAGCTTGGAATATCTGATGATATGAAAAATGCTGTAAGTGGTGAAGAAATGGCACATATGGATGAAACGCAATTAAAAAAAGTAGCTGAACATACAAATGTATTTGCAAGAGTCGCACCTGAGCAAAAACTAAATCTTGTATCAGCACTTCAATCAAGTGGGCATATTGTAGCAATGACTGGAGATGGAGTAAATGATGCTCCAGCATTAAAACAAGCAGATATTGGTATAGCAATGGGTATAAATGGTACAGAAGTAAGTAAAGAATCGGCTGATATGATACTTGCAGATGATAATTTTGCATCAATTGCAAAAGCTGTTGAACAAGGAAGAGGAGTATTTGATAATCTAATCAAATTTATAGCATGGATTTTGCCTACAAATGTTGGGCAAGGACTTGTAATAATGTTTGCAATTTTTATAGGAGCTACGCTACCAGTACTTCCTGTTCAAGCTCTTTGGCTAAATATGACAACTGCACTTTTCCTTGGACTTATGCTTGCTTTTGAACCCAAAGAAGATGGGGTTATGGATAGAGCACCAAGAGATGTAAATGAACCAATTTTAAGTCGTGAGATTGTAGGTAGAATATTTTTAATAAGTACATTATTGCTTATTGGTTCTTTTGGTATTTTTAGTTATTCTCAAAGTATGGGAGCAAGTATAGAAGAATCTAGAACGCTAGCTGTAACACTATTTGTTGTGGTACAAAGCTTTTATTTACTAAATTGTAGGTCTTTAAGAGAGTCGTTTTTTAAAATAGATATGTTATCTAATAAGTGGGTACTTCTTGGTATTGTGCTAATGTTTATTGCACAATTTGCATTTATATACAATCCGTTTATGAATACTATTTTTCAAAGTGCTCCTATTGGGCTTGATAGCTGGATAGTAATGTTGGTTTATGGATTTTTTGGATTATTAGTTGTTGAGCTTGAAAAGTATCTTTGGAGAAATAAAAAGAATTCTAAGTAA
- a CDS encoding ATP-binding protein yields MDKIYKIRYLLLIPIFIFIATMLFFITNSDKNKRINNLIHQQSQLVHSHYKSIFNSYEMVANTLFIIISDSPNVRDIYKKFYSTSDIELQNIYRNQLYQLFQNRYEKFKNLGLEQLHFHTKTNESFLRLHKPDWYGDDLTDIRQSVRYVNTNKQPITGFELGRVIHGFRYVFPLFDQDNTHLGSVETSISSEMFLDTLQKTFDSIAISFIVDKSLTNEHLFDSYNKIYTTSYETDNYLVLKNSISSQNSELKQHFSNQLNQQINSNIQTKEIFSLVTRINNENIIATFIPVKEINFDSIAGYIVSYHKSNFIDTVESDFFRILSISYIILIVLFLLIYKMILSLYKISMQQIEELNNEKELRQKDNLIYQQSKMASLGEMISNIAHQWRQPLNAISTAASGMKLQNELNILDKDGINTTSDNIINYTQYLSNIINEFRNFTKNDKKKVNTNIQSILAKSLLLIDSNVKLNHIIVINHNTLETPLHIYENELIQAILKILQNAIEAILKDTSTHDKVIVINTELKDNCLNISIQDSANGIDENNIDKVFDPYFTTKHKSQGVGLGLYVTYQIVTHHFNGTIKVTNSTFTYQGREISGAKFDISIPLNQE; encoded by the coding sequence ATGGATAAAATTTATAAAATAAGATATTTACTTTTAATTCCAATTTTCATCTTTATTGCTACTATGTTATTTTTTATAACTAATAGCGACAAGAATAAAAGAATTAACAATTTAATACATCAACAGTCCCAACTTGTACATTCACACTATAAAAGTATTTTCAATTCATATGAAATGGTTGCCAATACTTTGTTTATTATTATTAGTGATAGCCCAAATGTGAGGGACATTTATAAAAAATTCTACTCTACAAGTGATATAGAACTTCAAAATATTTATAGAAACCAACTTTACCAACTTTTTCAAAATAGATATGAGAAATTTAAAAATTTAGGACTAGAGCAATTACATTTTCATACAAAAACAAATGAAAGTTTTTTAAGACTACATAAGCCAGACTGGTATGGTGATGACTTAACAGATATAAGACAAAGTGTAAGGTATGTAAACACAAATAAACAACCTATTACTGGCTTTGAATTAGGTAGGGTTATTCATGGTTTTAGATATGTATTTCCTCTGTTTGATCAAGATAACACACACTTAGGTAGTGTAGAAACTTCAATATCGAGTGAAATGTTCTTAGATACTTTACAAAAAACTTTTGATTCAATTGCTATTTCCTTTATTGTGGATAAAAGCCTTACAAATGAACACCTTTTTGACTCCTATAATAAAATATACACAACAAGCTATGAAACGGATAATTATTTAGTATTAAAAAATAGTATTAGCAGTCAAAATAGTGAATTAAAACAACATTTTTCAAATCAATTAAATCAACAGATTAATTCAAATATACAAACAAAAGAAATCTTTTCTTTAGTCACTAGAATCAACAATGAAAATATTATAGCTACATTTATACCAGTAAAAGAGATTAACTTTGATTCAATAGCTGGATATATAGTTTCATACCATAAAAGTAATTTTATTGATACTGTTGAGTCTGACTTTTTTCGTATTTTATCTATCTCATATATTATACTTATAGTGTTATTTTTATTGATATACAAAATGATTTTATCACTTTATAAAATATCTATGCAACAAATAGAAGAACTAAATAATGAAAAAGAGTTAAGACAAAAAGACAACCTAATTTATCAACAAAGTAAAATGGCTTCTTTAGGTGAAATGATAAGCAATATTGCCCACCAATGGAGACAACCACTTAATGCCATATCAACTGCTGCAAGTGGTATGAAACTACAAAATGAATTGAATATTTTAGATAAAGATGGTATAAATACCACATCTGATAATATAATCAACTATACACAATATTTATCAAATATTATTAATGAATTTAGAAATTTTACAAAAAATGATAAGAAAAAAGTTAATACAAATATTCAATCCATACTTGCTAAAAGTTTGTTATTAATAGATAGTAATGTAAAGCTAAATCATATTATAGTCATAAATCACAATACTTTAGAAACTCCTCTTCATATATATGAAAATGAACTAATTCAAGCAATACTGAAGATATTACAAAATGCTATTGAAGCTATCTTAAAAGATACAAGTACCCATGATAAAGTAATAGTTATAAATACTGAACTTAAGGATAATTGTCTAAATATTTCTATACAAGATAGTGCAAATGGCATAGATGAAAACAATATAGATAAAGTTTTCGACCCATACTTCACAACAAAACATAAAAGTCAAGGTGTTGGACTTGGACTTTATGTTACATACCAAATAGTAACCCACCATTTTAATGGCACAATAAAAGTTACAAATTCAACTTTTACATATCAAGGAAGAGAAATTAGTGGTGCGAAATTTGATATTTCAATACCACTAAATCAAGAGTAA
- a CDS encoding SLC13 family permease codes for MIDSRSEVKEFFEKVQFSLTSSLVKFIFSLVLSLFLAFFPDYSDLSGQAQMMLFILIFGAMLWISEAIPAFAVSLLIIGLEILLLGYYDTSFSTNSKEWESYLAPWSSPLVFLFLAGFILAAAASKTKLDLWIAKKVLFYVGNKPENIITGLMGITFGLSMFVSNTATTAMMLTILIPILKNINEDNPYQKAILLGVVVAANIGGMSTIIGTPPNAIAVGMMGDSAPSFIGWMFFAMPPAIAITVGLRYLLLKMYPSNQELISFKALRNIDHFDDSTTNFVKRPTVPSWKKTVVIIGFGITILLWLTGPIHNIPTTVISFIPIVLFTLFGIINSDDIRAIRWDVIILIIGGLTLGLGVTKTGLDIWFATHLPQGLNSIFILLIVFAYLVVFISNFMSNTAASNIMLPIVIALVSVFSADSVSLAAIAIALSASFAMALPVSTPPNAIVYSSGKLQSKDFLFIGIVIGLFGPIIVLTWLFLVI; via the coding sequence ATGATAGATAGCAGAAGTGAAGTAAAAGAATTTTTTGAAAAAGTACAATTTTCGCTTACTTCATCGTTAGTAAAATTTATCTTTTCATTAGTATTATCACTATTCTTAGCATTTTTTCCTGATTATTCAGATTTGAGTGGACAAGCTCAAATGATGCTTTTTATCCTTATTTTTGGAGCAATGTTATGGATTAGTGAAGCTATTCCAGCATTTGCAGTATCTTTGCTTATAATAGGTCTTGAAATACTACTACTTGGATATTATGATACTTCCTTTAGTACCAATAGTAAAGAGTGGGAAAGCTATCTTGCCCCTTGGTCAAGTCCACTTGTCTTTTTATTCCTAGCTGGATTTATTCTTGCAGCAGCTGCATCTAAAACAAAACTTGATTTATGGATAGCAAAAAAAGTCCTTTTTTATGTTGGAAATAAACCAGAAAATATTATAACAGGGCTTATGGGTATAACATTTGGTCTTTCTATGTTTGTATCAAATACAGCTACAACAGCTATGATGTTAACTATCCTCATACCAATTTTAAAAAATATAAATGAAGATAACCCATACCAAAAGGCTATTCTTCTTGGTGTAGTAGTTGCTGCTAATATTGGAGGTATGAGTACAATTATAGGAACTCCACCAAATGCAATCGCTGTTGGAATGATGGGTGATAGTGCCCCAAGCTTTATTGGATGGATGTTTTTTGCTATGCCTCCAGCCATTGCAATTACAGTTGGTCTAAGATACCTATTACTTAAAATGTATCCATCAAATCAAGAACTTATAAGTTTTAAAGCTTTAAGAAATATTGACCATTTTGATGACTCTACTACCAATTTTGTAAAACGCCCAACAGTACCTAGCTGGAAAAAAACTGTTGTAATAATTGGTTTTGGTATTACTATACTTTTATGGCTAACAGGTCCTATTCACAATATCCCAACTACCGTAATATCATTTATTCCTATAGTTCTTTTTACCCTTTTTGGGATTATTAATAGTGATGACATACGAGCTATTAGATGGGATGTTATTATACTTATTATTGGTGGTTTGACATTAGGATTAGGTGTTACAAAAACAGGGCTAGATATATGGTTTGCTACACATCTGCCACAAGGACTTAATTCTATTTTTATTTTACTTATAGTATTTGCTTATTTAGTTGTTTTCATATCTAATTTTATGAGCAATACTGCTGCTTCTAATATTATGCTTCCTATCGTTATCGCACTAGTTAGTGTTTTTAGTGCTGATTCAGTAAGTTTAGCAGCTATTGCTATAGCCCTAAGTGCTTCTTTTGCTATGGCACTACCTGTATCAACTCCACCAAATGCGATAGTATACTCAAGTGGTAAGCTCCAATCAAAAGATTTTTTATTTATTGGTATCGTAATAGGATTATTTGGACCTATTATTGTTTTAACTTGGCTTTTTTTAGTAATTTAA
- a CDS encoding YebC/PmpR family DNA-binding transcriptional regulator, with the protein MGRAFEYRRAAKEARWDKMSKVFPKLAKAITVAAKNGVPDPEMNSQLRSAIANARAENMPNANIEAAIKRANGKDADDIKEVTYEGKAPHGVLLFVECATDNPTRTVANVKLYFSKGGGTVVPNGSLEFMFSRKAVFELPKKPDMDLEELELSLIDGGLEELVVEGDIVYLYADYTDFGNLSDTIESLGLEVTKSSLQRIPTQPIELNEEQMIEIEKIIDKLEDDDDVQAVYSNIA; encoded by the coding sequence ATGGGTCGTGCGTTTGAATATAGAAGAGCCGCAAAAGAAGCAAGATGGGATAAAATGTCAAAAGTTTTCCCAAAACTAGCAAAAGCTATTACAGTAGCTGCAAAAAATGGAGTTCCTGATCCTGAAATGAACTCTCAACTAAGAAGTGCAATAGCAAATGCAAGGGCAGAAAATATGCCAAATGCAAATATAGAAGCAGCTATAAAAAGAGCAAATGGAAAAGATGCAGATGATATCAAAGAAGTTACATACGAGGGTAAAGCTCCACATGGTGTGCTTCTTTTTGTAGAGTGTGCTACTGACAATCCAACTAGAACTGTTGCAAATGTAAAATTGTATTTTTCTAAGGGTGGAGGAACTGTAGTACCAAATGGCTCTTTAGAATTTATGTTTTCGAGAAAAGCTGTTTTTGAATTACCAAAAAAACCAGATATGGATTTAGAAGAGTTAGAATTATCTCTTATAGATGGAGGTCTTGAAGAGCTAGTTGTAGAGGGTGATATAGTGTATCTTTATGCTGATTATACCGATTTTGGTAATCTATCAGATACTATAGAGTCACTTGGACTTGAAGTTACAAAATCATCATTACAAAGAATTCCAACACAACCAATAGAACTCAATGAAGAACAAATGATTGAAATAGAAAAAATTATAGATAAACTAGAAGATGATGATGATGTTCAAGCTGTTTATTCAAATATAGCATAA
- a CDS encoding substrate-binding domain-containing protein — protein sequence MKLLVILIMIVSFGFAKEKVVAFAQDTMGNDWRVAQVKQMEEALSGVDGVKFIYKDAGGNTALQISHIEEFISQKVDVIVTSPRDPQLTTLVAKKAKDAGIPLILISRGIDSDDYATFIRPENYDIGVSAAEFIAKELNGKGKVFILQHIPTTTPAIGRTNGFLDTIKKYPNIKVVDMKVADSLRSKAIIETEEAIKRGLKFDAIYAQSDSMAIGAIMALESNGIDPKKIVITGIDYISTAKELIKEGKLRASYLYPTGGKEGAKAALDILAGKKVPKDIIIESTEVTKENVDKVKPIF from the coding sequence GTGAAGTTACTAGTTATATTAATAATGATTGTTTCTTTTGGTTTTGCAAAAGAAAAGGTTGTTGCCTTTGCTCAAGATACTATGGGAAATGACTGGAGAGTCGCTCAAGTAAAACAAATGGAAGAGGCACTTAGTGGAGTAGATGGAGTAAAGTTTATATATAAAGATGCTGGTGGTAATACTGCTTTACAAATTTCACATATAGAAGAATTTATATCTCAAAAAGTTGATGTGATTGTGACAAGTCCTAGAGATCCACAGCTTACTACACTTGTTGCAAAAAAAGCAAAAGATGCTGGTATTCCGCTGATATTGATCTCAAGGGGTATAGATAGTGATGATTATGCAACTTTTATAAGACCTGAAAATTATGATATTGGTGTAAGTGCTGCTGAATTTATTGCAAAAGAGTTAAATGGCAAAGGAAAAGTTTTTATTTTACAACATATTCCTACTACAACTCCAGCAATAGGGAGAACAAATGGCTTTTTAGATACTATAAAAAAATATCCAAATATAAAAGTAGTTGATATGAAAGTTGCAGATTCTCTTCGTTCAAAGGCTATAATAGAAACAGAAGAAGCTATAAAAAGAGGATTGAAATTTGATGCAATATATGCACAAAGTGACTCTATGGCTATAGGTGCAATAATGGCTCTTGAGAGTAATGGAATTGATCCTAAAAAAATAGTAATTACTGGTATTGATTATATAAGTACAGCTAAGGAACTTATTAAAGAGGGTAAACTTAGAGCTAGCTATCTATATCCAACTGGTGGGAAAGAGGGTGCTAAAGCTGCTTTAGATATTTTAGCAGGTAAAAAAGTTCCAAAAGATATTATCATTGAAAGTACAGAAGTTACAAAAGAAAATGTAGATAAAGTTAAGCCTATTTTTTGA